A genomic region of Eucalyptus grandis isolate ANBG69807.140 chromosome 5, ASM1654582v1, whole genome shotgun sequence contains the following coding sequences:
- the LOC104443517 gene encoding probable LRR receptor-like serine/threonine-protein kinase At3g47570 codes for MSLLECWNELGGKIPQALGKLTKLKVLELEGTKLSGTTPPSIFNLSSLKEIEIGDNDIGGNLLANIGFALPNIEIFTIGHNRFTGMIPWSMSNATTLRWLQVGENKLSGKMPPLDRLNMLEILTIGNNYLGSGGYSDSSFFCSLTNATSLVVLDMQNNNFGGTLPECIGNFSNTLFALGLRRNLLFGTIPKIVGNLINLQRLSLGHNRFLGMLPSALGNLHNLVEMSLSYNKFSGAIPSSLGNLANLARLYLDHNNFHGHIPSRLSECRSLVELDLSRNNLNGTIPPESIGLSSLSILLNLSRNHLTGVLPEEVGKLNLLAQLDVSRNMLDGNIPTSLGSCVGLNVLKMQENSFRGTMPSSMSMLRNLKEIDLSHNNLSGQIPEFFEAFHFLENLNLSYNNFEGTLPTKGIFNNVSATFVSGNDKLCARLPEFHLPKCSFRNSGRKLFLKWKLTISIFFGILGIALVLAFMYFGWLKKKKRRQPASNSKDDSSLSLSYGTLLRATDGFSSSNLIGVGSFGSVYKGIIDEDGTIIAVKVLNLMVHGAVKSFITECKALRNVRHRNLLKVLTVCSGIDYSGNEFKALVYEFMVNGSLEDWLHPSPSPADVNGNAQKLSLIRRINISINVASALDYLHNHLQSPVIHCDLKPSNVLLDAEMVGHVGDFGLAKVVIESTNDTKGSMSFTGVRGTVGYVAPEYGVESVASREGDVYSYGILLLEMFTGMSPTNEMFRENFNLHKFVKEALPEQLLEITDPLLLQEMESHKGNGRGDVARDCLEMVYRIGVACSVQARRERMNITKVESHLRFIRDKLHAAGFQG; via the exons ATGTCATTGTTAGAGTGTTGGAATGAGTTGGGTGGGAAGATACCCCAAGCTCTAGgaaaattaaccaaattgaaaGTGCTTGAATTAGAAGGAACTAAGTTGTCAGGCACAACTCCTCCATCTATCTTCAATCTTTCTTCCTTAAAGGAGATCGAAATCGGTGATAATGACATAGGAGGGAATCTTCTTGCCAATATAGGCTTTGCTCTTccaaacattgagattttcaccatTGGGCATAACCGATTCACTGGAATGATTCCTTGGTCAATGTCTAATGCAACCACTTTAAGGTGGCTACAAGTTGGTGAGAACAAACTCTCGGGGAAAATGCCTCCTTTGGACCGCTTAAACATGCTCGAAATATTGACAATCGGTAATAATTATCTTGGAAGCGGAGGATACAGTGATTCAAGCTTCTTTTGCTCATTGACTAACGCCACCTCTCTAGTGGTGTTGGATATGCAAAACAACAACTTTGGCGGGACGTTGCCCGAGTGCATTGGTAATTTCTCTAATACTCTCTTCGCATTGGGGCTACGCAGGAATCTACTGTTTGGCACAATTCCCAAAATAGTCGGAAATCTCATCAACTTACAAAGGCTTTCTTTGGGCCACAACAGGTTTTTAGGTATGCTCCCCTCCGCTCTGGGAAATCTTCATAACTTAGTGGAAATGTCACTATCGTATAACAAGTTTTCCGGAGCAATTCCTTCTTCATTAGGAAACCTAGCAAACCTAGCACGACTCTATCTCGATCACAATAACTTTCACGGCCACATTCCTTCACGTTTATCTGAGTGTCGAAGTTTGGTGGAACTTGATCTATCTAGGAACAACTTAAATGGAACTATACCACCAGAGTCCATAGGCCTCTCATCGCTATCTATACTTCTGAACTTGTCTCGCAATCATCTCACCGGTGTCCTACCTGAGGAAGTCGGGAAATTGAATCTTTTGGCTCAACTAGATGTCTCCAGAAACATGTTGGATGGTAACATTCCAACTAGTCTTGGCAGTTGTGTTGGATTGAATGTGCTCAAAATGCAAGAGAATTCTTTCCGAGGCACCATGCCTTCATCTATGAGTATGTTGAGGAATCTCAAGGAGATAGATCTTTCACACAACAATTTATCTGGTCAAATTCCAGAGTTTTTCGAGGCATTTCACTTCTTGGAAAACCTAAATTTGTCATACAATAACTTTGAAGGCACATTACCAACTAAAGGAATCTTTAATAATGTTAGCGCTACTTTTGTCTCCGGAAATGACAAGCTTTGCGCAAGATTGCCTGAATTCCATCTCCCAAAATGCAGCTTTAGAAACTCAGGCCGAAAACTATTTCTTAAGTGGAAGCTCACCATCTCGATTTTCTTCGGCATTCTTGGAATAGCTCTTGTTCTTGCTTTTATGTACTTTggttggttgaagaagaagaaaagaagacagcCAGCTTCAaattccaaagatgattcatcATTGAGTCTATCTTATGGAACTCTCCTTAGAGCGACCGATGGGTTTTCTTCAAGTAACTTGATCGGGGTTGGCAGTTTTGGATCTGTTTACAAGGGAATCATTGATGAGGATGGAACCATCATTGCTGTGAAGGTACTTAATTTGATGGTTCATGGTGCCGTGAAGAGCTTCATAACCGAGTGCAAGGCTTTAAGGAACGTCCGACACCGTAATCTTTTGAAAGTCCTAACAGTATGCTCGGGCATTGATTATAGTGGCAATGAGTTTAAGGCCTTGGTTTATGAGTTCATGGTCAATGGCAGCCTAGAAGATTGGCTGCATCCAAGCCCATCACCAGCTGATGTAAATGGGAATGCACAGAAATTGAGTCTCATCCGGAGGATAAATATTTCCATCAATGTTGCTTCAGCATTAGATTATCTCCATAACCACCTGCAAAGCCCTGTTATCCATTGTGATTTGAAGCCAAGCAATGTCTTGCTAGATGCTGAAATGGTTGGCCATGTTGGAGACTTTGGTTTGGCGAAGGTCGTGATTGAATCCACCAATGACACTAAAGGGAGTATGAGCTTTACTGGTGTAAGAGGAACTGTCGGCTATGTTGCTCCAG AATATGGAGTGGAAAGCGTGGCTTCAAGAGAAGGCGATGTTTATAGTTATGGCATTCTCTTGCTTGAGATGTTCACGGGCATGAGTCCAACAAATGAAATGTTCAGAGAAAATTTTAACCTTCATAAGTTCGTCAAGGAAGCCTTGCCTGAACAACTCCTAGAGATTACTGATCCTCTTCTACTTCAAGAAATGGAGAGCCACAAGGGCAACGGCAGAGGTGATGTAGCTCGCGATTGTCTAGAGATGGTTTATAGAATTGGGGTCGCCTGCTCGGTCCAAGCACGCAGAGAGCGGATGAACATCACAAAAGTCGAATCTCATTTACGTTTTATCAGGGATAAACTTCATGCAGCTGGTTTCCAAGGATAG